The following is a genomic window from Spiribacter sp. 1M189.
GGTGTTGATCGCCAGCGTCCTCGCCTCTGCCAGATCCCGTCCGTCCGCGAGCTCCCGCAGGAAAAGCCCCAGCGTACCGATCAGCATGGCCACGGCGACGATGATGACCCGCCAACCCAGCCCCTCCGGGATCAGCGAGGCGTTCGTCCGTCGCGGTGGGCGCGCCATGATGGCGTCTTCGGGTGGCTCAAAGGCAAGGGCCAGTGCCAGGGTGACCGCGGTGATCATGTTCACCCAGAGGATCTGCACCGGCGTGACCGGCAGCATCAGACCGGCCAGCACGGCGATCACGAGCAGCAGCGCCTGGGCGGCGTTGGTGGGCAGGATGAAGAGGATGGACTTGACGATGTTGTCGTAGATGACCCGCCCCTCGTGGACCGCGGCCTCGATGGTGGCGAAATTGTCATCGGCGAGTACGATCTCGGCGGACTCGCGCGCCGCGTCCGTCCCGCCCCGCCCCATGGCGACGCCCACATCGGCCCGCTTCAGCGCCGGCGCATCGTTGACACCATCACCGGTCATCGCCACGACTTCATCGTCGGCCTGCAGCGCCTCCACCAGGCGGAGCTTGTGCGCCGGCGAGACGCGGGCAAAAACCGAGCGCTGCCGCGCGACCTCGCGAAGCCCGGCATCATCGAGTGCATCCAGATCATCTCCGGTGACGCCGCGCTCATCGCTCTCGAGGCCGAGCTGCCGGCCGATGGCGGCCGCCGTCACGGCGTGATCACCCGTGATCATCTTGACCTCGATGCCGGCCCGCTGACAGGCCGCCACCGCGGCGATCGCCTCATCGCGGGGCGGATCAATAATCGCCACCAGCCCGATCAGGACGAGCCCATCCGGGCCATGCCCGTGGTGGATCGCCGTCGAGTCGTCGTCCAGCCAGCGCTCGGCGACCGCCAGCAGGCGCAGCCCGCGCGCCGCCATATGCTCCGCCTGGCGATGCCATGCCGCCTCATCCAGCGCCGCTGTCCCCGACCCGGTCAGCACCCGTTCACAGCGTGGCACCACCGCTTCCGGCGCGCCCTTGACGATCAGCCGGCGACGCTTGTCATCGCTGTTCACGGTGGCCATGTAGCGGTGCCCGGAATCGAACGGAATCCCGTCGAGCCGGGGATGGGCTGACCGATAAGCCTCGATGTCGACGCCGGCCGATTCGGCGAGCGCAAGTAGCGCGATCTCCATCGGATCGCCACTGATCCGCCCCCGTTCGCCGCCCGCCGGCTCGACGGCGGCATCGCTGCAGAGCGCCACCGCGCGGGCCAGCGCAACGGCGGCCTCGCCCGATGGCGCCGCCTCCTCATGCAGCACGTGGAGGCCGTCGGCCAGGAGCAGCTCCTGGACTGTCATCTCGTTGCGGGTCAGGGTGCCGGTCTTGTCAGAGCAGATCACCGTCACGGCACCCAGCGTCTCCACCGCAGGCAGCCGTCGGACGATGGCGTTGCGCGAGGCCAGACGCTGCACGCCGAGTGCCAGGGTGATCGTGACGATGGCCGGCAGCCCTTCCGGTATCGCCGCCACGGCGAGCCCGACCGCCGCCATGAACATCTCGACGATCGAAAATCCGTGCAGCAGGATGCCCGCCAGCGCCGTCAGCGCACCGGTGGAGACGATCATCAGGGCGAGCTGACGGCCGAGCCGGTCGAGGTGGCGCAGCAGTGGCGTGGTCAGTGTCTCGACCTCGGCCAGCATCTCGGTGACCTGACCGAGCTCTGTCCGCTCGCCGGTGGCGACCACGACACCCAGTCCCTCGCCCGTGGTCACCAACGTGCCGGCGAAGGCCATGGAGTGCCGATCGCCAAGGCCACACTGCGCCGGCACCGGATCGATGGTTTTGCTCACCGGCACCGATTCGCCGGTGAGCGCCGACTCATCAATGGCCAGCCCCCGGGCGCTGACAAGGCGCACGTCCGCGGTCACCTTTGCGCCGGGCTCAAGAATGAGCAGGTCCCCGGGAACCAGGCCGGCCGCGTCGATGGTCTGCCGGCGATCGTCCCGACGGACGGTGGCCTCCGGGGAGAGCAGCCCACGGATGGCCTCCATTGCGCTCTCCGCCTTGCCCTCCTGGATGGTACCGATGACGGCGTTCACCAGCACCACGGCGACGATCACGGCGGTGTCGATCCAGTGGCCGAGCGCCGCCGTGACCAGCGCGGCGGCCAGCAACAGGTAGATCAGCAGATTGCGGAACTGACTGGCAAAGCGGGCCAGGCGGCCACGTCGCCGGGGCGGGCGCTGAAGGTTCGGGCCATGGACCTCGAGCCGCCGGGCCACCTCCGCCGCACCGAGCCCCTCGAGATCAGCGTCGAGCCGGCGGAGCGCCTCTTCCGGGTCCAGCGCATGCCAGGCGGGCTGCTCGCCTGCCCCCGTCTCCTGCTTTTCCGACGCTGCGGTCATCTTCCCTGCTCCGCGTGAGGATCTACCAGTGTGAGGTGCCAGGTTCTCCCTTCCACGGGCCGACCAGCTCCTGGGTCACCCAGCCACCATAGTATCGACCGGACTGGGATTGGACCGGTTCATCGCCGACCCGGCAGTCGAGCTTCTCGGGGTAGGCGGAGAACCACCCCGCGATCGTCTCCGCGCCGGCAAGCGGCGCCGGATACCGCCAGATGGGCGCCTCAATGATGCCGGTATCGGTGACGACGTCGAAATACTCCGCCTCGCCCTTCCATTCGCAGAAGGTGCGATGGCTGGATGGCCGCAGCCGGGAATGGTCCACCGCCTCCGGCGGCAGGTAAAAGGCCGGCGGGCTGCCGGTCTCGAGCGCCCGGATGCTGTGATCGCTGGCGGCGATCAGGGTTTCACCGACGGCAATGCGCACCGTTCGGTCGTCACGCACGTAGGCCGGTGGCCGCGGGTAGTCCCAGACCGACTCCTTGCCCGGCCCCGGCTCGACTGCGAAGTCGGGACGCTCGCCTCCGCGATAGACCCAGGCATCACGGTGTCGCTTGAGATCCTCCGAGTCGCTCATGCTCTTTCTCCGGATCGCTGGCCATATCGGCGGCGCCATTCATCACGAGGCGGCGCAGCCACTGGTGCATCGGATCCCCATGATGGCGGCTATGCCAGTAGAGATACATGGGGAAGCCGGCCGATTGTAGTGCCTCGGGCAGCGGGCGTGTAACCAGCAGGGAATCCCGGGCCAACCGCGACGCAATTCGGTGCGGCAGCGAGAACACCACATCCGTACCCACACAGGAATCGGGCACATTGAAGAAGCTCGAGAGGCGCAACACCACGCGCCGGTTCCGACCCATGGCCTCGAGGCGCTGATCCATGATCGCCGGGCCCTTGCCGGTGATGGCCACGACACCATGCCGGGCGCGGAGATACCGATCGAGCGTCATTGGACCGCTAGCCAGCGGGTTATCCCGGCTCATCAGACACTCCGACCAGATGGTATCGATGACCCGTCGGTGGAACTCCGCCTGGCGCTGCCGCGGCTCGAGCGCACTGATGGCCAGATGCAGCCGGCCCTCGGCGAGCAGGCCGAAGTAGTCATCGGGATGGGAGTGGATTTCCACCGGCATGCCGGGTGCCGCCCGGCGCAGACGCTCCACCGCAGGCGCCAGATAAATGGCCGCTTCCAGGTCCAGACAACCGAGCCGGACCGGTGTCGTCGCCGTGGTCGGATCAAATCCCGGTTCGGCCACCAGTCGTGAGATGCCCGTCAGCGCATCGGCCAGCGGCTGCTGCAGGTCACGCGCCCGTTCGGTCAGCACCAGGCCGGACGGACTCCGCACCAGCAGGGCGTCGCCGAACATCTCCCGTAAGCGCCCGAGGGCACGGCTAACCGCCGGCTGGCTCATGTTCAGCCGCTCCGCGGCGTGACTCACATGCCGTGCCTCCAGCAGCGCCTGGAGGACCACCAGCAGATTGAGATCGAGGGTGCGCAAATTCACTTCGTGCATAGTGCTAATATAAACCATGCATTAGATGAATCGGCAGGGGTAGCCTAGCGTGCACGCTCTGGGCGCGCTCAAACATCACTTCATCGACCGGGA
Proteins encoded in this region:
- a CDS encoding cation-translocating P-type ATPase, with the protein product MTAASEKQETGAGEQPAWHALDPEEALRRLDADLEGLGAAEVARRLEVHGPNLQRPPRRRGRLARFASQFRNLLIYLLLAAALVTAALGHWIDTAVIVAVVLVNAVIGTIQEGKAESAMEAIRGLLSPEATVRRDDRRQTIDAAGLVPGDLLILEPGAKVTADVRLVSARGLAIDESALTGESVPVSKTIDPVPAQCGLGDRHSMAFAGTLVTTGEGLGVVVATGERTELGQVTEMLAEVETLTTPLLRHLDRLGRQLALMIVSTGALTALAGILLHGFSIVEMFMAAVGLAVAAIPEGLPAIVTITLALGVQRLASRNAIVRRLPAVETLGAVTVICSDKTGTLTRNEMTVQELLLADGLHVLHEEAAPSGEAAVALARAVALCSDAAVEPAGGERGRISGDPMEIALLALAESAGVDIEAYRSAHPRLDGIPFDSGHRYMATVNSDDKRRRLIVKGAPEAVVPRCERVLTGSGTAALDEAAWHRQAEHMAARGLRLLAVAERWLDDDSTAIHHGHGPDGLVLIGLVAIIDPPRDEAIAAVAACQRAGIEVKMITGDHAVTAAAIGRQLGLESDERGVTGDDLDALDDAGLREVARQRSVFARVSPAHKLRLVEALQADDEVVAMTGDGVNDAPALKRADVGVAMGRGGTDAARESAEIVLADDNFATIEAAVHEGRVIYDNIVKSILFILPTNAAQALLLVIAVLAGLMLPVTPVQILWVNMITAVTLALALAFEPPEDAIMARPPRRTNASLIPEGLGWRVIIVAVAMLIGTLGLFLRELADGRDLAEARTLAINTLVLFEVWYLFSARRLRESALNRSGLFGNRIVLLAGVAIIVAQLLFTYAPPMQLLFDTRALGSAEWLMAVLVSLPIIAVAEGHKAWQRRRGVGLSSGMGR
- a CDS encoding DUF427 domain-containing protein, whose product is MSDSEDLKRHRDAWVYRGGERPDFAVEPGPGKESVWDYPRPPAYVRDDRTVRIAVGETLIAASDHSIRALETGSPPAFYLPPEAVDHSRLRPSSHRTFCEWKGEAEYFDVVTDTGIIEAPIWRYPAPLAGAETIAGWFSAYPEKLDCRVGDEPVQSQSGRYYGGWVTQELVGPWKGEPGTSHW
- a CDS encoding LysR family transcriptional regulator encodes the protein MHEVNLRTLDLNLLVVLQALLEARHVSHAAERLNMSQPAVSRALGRLREMFGDALLVRSPSGLVLTERARDLQQPLADALTGISRLVAEPGFDPTTATTPVRLGCLDLEAAIYLAPAVERLRRAAPGMPVEIHSHPDDYFGLLAEGRLHLAISALEPRQRQAEFHRRVIDTIWSECLMSRDNPLASGPMTLDRYLRARHGVVAITGKGPAIMDQRLEAMGRNRRVVLRLSSFFNVPDSCVGTDVVFSLPHRIASRLARDSLLVTRPLPEALQSAGFPMYLYWHSRHHGDPMHQWLRRLVMNGAADMASDPEKEHERLGGSQATP